The genomic segment GGAAATTCCGCGAGTGGTTAGACACGCTAGCTGAAGATATTTCTTACACGCTACGTACTACACCAAACGCTCAAACGCGTGACCGTCGTCGTTCAGTTGAACCACCTACTACCTGGGTATTCAACGATACGAAAGATCTTCTGGAACGTCGTGTTGCACGTCTGGAAACTGGTATGGCTTGGGCTGAAGAGCCTCCATCACGTACTACTCACATGGTGAGCAACGTGATTGTTGAGCCGACTGAAGTTGAAGGCGAATACGATGTATACGTGACATACCTACTGTACCGTACTCAGAAAGAGAAAGACGTTACGATTTACTGTGGTAAACGTCATGACAAGATCCGCAAAGTTGAAGGCGGCCTGGGCTTCCAGATCTTCAACCGTAAGA from the Acinetobacter sp. YWS30-1 genome contains:
- the hcaF gene encoding 3-phenylpropionate/cinnamic acid dioxygenase subunit beta, with product MSQISLELHHQISQFLYQEAKLLDDWKFREWLDTLAEDISYTLRTTPNAQTRDRRRSVEPPTTWVFNDTKDLLERRVARLETGMAWAEEPPSRTTHMVSNVIVEPTEVEGEYDVYVTYLLYRTQKEKDVTIYCGKRHDKIRKVEGGLGFQIFNRKITLDQVTYNSHNLSVFF